In a genomic window of Halobiforma lacisalsi AJ5:
- a CDS encoding DUF892 family protein has protein sequence MLDNERDLFVRTLEELYHLERELEEFQPALAEAATDEELEEFYMAHGERTTEQVGRLEPRFDAIEVEVEPGPVESPSLDGLRRARGPRRRSARPQLGRPRRGGTGTFDRTPRDQQTRDAVDTRAANRPP, from the coding sequence ATGCTCGACAACGAACGCGACCTCTTCGTCCGGACGCTCGAGGAACTGTACCACCTGGAACGGGAACTCGAGGAGTTCCAGCCGGCACTCGCGGAGGCCGCGACCGACGAGGAACTGGAGGAGTTCTACATGGCTCACGGCGAGCGGACGACGGAGCAGGTCGGCCGGCTCGAGCCGAGATTCGACGCCATCGAGGTGGAGGTCGAACCAGGTCCTGTCGAGAGCCCATCCCTCGACGGACTCCGGAGAGCGCGAGGACCTCGTCGACGATCTGCAAGACCCCAACTTGGGCGACCTCGTCGAGGCGGAACTGGGACGTTCGATCGAACGCCTCGAGATCAGCAAACTCGAGACGCTGTTGACACTCGCGCAGCGAACCGACCTCCCTAG
- a CDS encoding DUF7312 domain-containing protein, whose product MADDGTGTDGRGGDGENRPDRPPSHPSDAGVDPNSGSNVTENGNVTENGNGNTSTNRNSDANVPRSSPDGIDGDHDHDPDPDRERAHDRIRMDLSSDEESARDPAEDEPDDQYTPEPGSTPIEAGDPDLENAVFVVLGALAMMLVIARLVALPL is encoded by the coding sequence ATGGCAGACGACGGGACCGGAACGGATGGCCGCGGGGGAGACGGCGAGAACCGACCCGACCGGCCGCCCTCTCATCCGTCGGACGCGGGTGTGGATCCGAATTCGGGTTCGAACGTAACCGAGAACGGGAACGTAACCGAGAACGGGAACGGGAACACGAGCACGAATCGGAACTCGGACGCGAACGTACCACGCTCGAGCCCCGATGGGATCGACGGCGATCATGATCATGATCCTGATCCTGATCGTGAGCGCGCCCACGACCGGATCCGCATGGACCTCTCGAGTGACGAGGAATCGGCTCGCGACCCCGCCGAGGACGAACCCGACGACCAGTACACGCCCGAACCGGGCTCGACCCCGATCGAAGCCGGCGATCCCGACCTCGAGAACGCGGTGTTCGTCGTCCTCGGTGCGCTCGCGATGATGCTCGTGATCGCTCGGCTGGTCGCGTTACCGCTCTGA
- a CDS encoding DUF373 family protein has product MSTLVVCLDRTDDVGRKTGLRSPIVGWEAVRALVTDIGLADPEDSGVNSLLETLRVAQDLRDENEDTVVAVVSGDRESMVSADRAVARQLDELIAEHDPDSAVVVIDSAEDERLVPIVESRVQVDSVDRVVVRQARDIESTYYLLKQFLADEELRQTILVPLGLTLLVFPMLATVVGPAEGAAAITTVIGLFLLYKGFNVDEIVTGVAHQAREALYSGQVSVVTYVVAAGLTLVGLFAGALGVSNLGDPQSVVVLTMQFLFDSVPWLAMAGITASAGRLLDEVISEEPVRQSYLNLPFILLAVALVLRGFSAYFLEQQGVIGSLEVPSAVYGPLAIEGFALAVEERLVLYVATAIAVSLVGARVASSLSGTDDLEVSEESGSNAEAEADVESGLTDGGPEPVGPNADGGVETVRGGSSGSGSGSGVDTGTGTEADGRPEPRPETETETETETETETEPSRSDSNADVEPDSSVQGDETDPEGERESEGDDSR; this is encoded by the coding sequence GTGTCAACGCTGGTCGTCTGTCTCGACCGGACCGACGACGTGGGCCGCAAGACCGGACTCCGGTCCCCTATCGTCGGCTGGGAGGCAGTTCGCGCGCTCGTGACGGATATCGGGCTCGCGGATCCGGAGGATTCGGGAGTCAACTCCCTGCTCGAGACGCTACGGGTCGCCCAGGACCTGCGCGACGAGAACGAGGACACCGTCGTCGCGGTTGTCTCGGGGGATCGGGAGTCGATGGTGTCGGCCGACAGAGCAGTCGCTCGCCAACTCGACGAACTCATCGCCGAGCACGATCCCGACTCGGCGGTGGTCGTCATCGACAGCGCGGAAGACGAACGGCTGGTCCCGATCGTCGAGAGCCGCGTTCAGGTCGACTCCGTCGATCGAGTGGTCGTTCGCCAGGCCCGGGACATCGAGTCCACCTACTACCTGCTGAAGCAGTTTCTCGCCGACGAGGAGCTACGCCAGACGATCCTCGTCCCGCTCGGGCTGACCCTGCTCGTGTTCCCGATGCTCGCGACCGTCGTCGGTCCGGCCGAGGGCGCAGCCGCGATCACGACCGTCATCGGCCTTTTCCTGCTGTACAAGGGGTTCAACGTCGACGAGATCGTGACCGGCGTCGCCCACCAGGCCCGGGAGGCGCTGTACTCCGGCCAGGTGTCGGTCGTCACCTACGTCGTCGCCGCCGGGCTGACGCTGGTCGGGCTGTTCGCCGGCGCACTCGGGGTCTCGAACCTCGGGGATCCCCAGAGCGTAGTCGTGCTGACGATGCAGTTCCTCTTCGACAGCGTGCCGTGGCTCGCGATGGCCGGGATCACGGCCAGCGCCGGCCGCCTGCTGGACGAGGTGATCAGTGAGGAACCGGTCCGGCAGTCCTACCTCAACCTCCCGTTTATCTTGCTTGCGGTCGCGCTGGTGCTTCGCGGGTTCTCGGCGTACTTCCTCGAGCAACAGGGGGTGATCGGATCGCTCGAGGTACCGTCGGCCGTCTACGGCCCGCTGGCCATCGAAGGGTTTGCGCTGGCAGTGGAGGAACGGCTGGTGCTGTACGTCGCGACTGCGATCGCGGTGAGCCTCGTCGGGGCCCGAGTCGCCTCGTCGCTGAGCGGCACGGACGACCTCGAGGTGAGCGAGGAGAGCGGGTCGAACGCGGAAGCGGAGGCCGATGTGGAGTCGGGGCTGACGGACGGCGGTCCGGAGCCGGTGGGTCCGAACGCCGACGGAGGCGTCGAGACGGTTCGTGGAGGCAGTTCCGGTTCCGGTTCCGGTTCCGGTGTCGATACCGGAACTGGGACAGAAGCCGACGGACGCCCCGAGCCCCGTCCGGAAACAGAAACGGAGACGGAGACGGAGACGGAGACGGAGACGGAGCCATCGAGGTCCGACTCCAACGCCGACGTCGAACCTGACTCGAGCGTGCAGGGCGACGAGACCGATCCGGAGGGCGAGAGGGAAAGCGAAGGCGACGACTCCCGATAA
- a CDS encoding DUF892 family protein, whose protein sequence is MERLEISKLETLLTLAQRTDLPSEVVEPLETTKTEAENGLERLQDLSL, encoded by the coding sequence ATCGAACGCCTCGAGATCAGCAAACTCGAGACGCTGTTGACACTCGCGCAGCGAACCGACCTCCCTAGCGAGGTCGTCGAACCGCTCGAGACGACGAAGACGGAAGCCGAAAACGGGCTCGAGCGACTCCAGGATCTATCCCTGTAA
- a CDS encoding diphthine--ammonia ligase: MSDNGAWVSLFSGGKDSSWALYRALEEGLDVRRLVTVHPDGDSYMYHVPATDLAALAAESIGIELLEVEPDDFEADAATDSSVQGDDELEPLEAALQDLDDDLEGGIAGVTAGAVESEYQTSRIEGMCDRLGCELFAPLWQEDPRKLANAMLEAGFEIEIIQVAAHGLDESWLGRTLDRAALADLERLNEEYGVHVLGEGGEFETLVVDAPHMDRRIDLEYETEWEGTRGRLRITDARLEDA; the protein is encoded by the coding sequence ATGAGCGACAACGGCGCGTGGGTGAGCCTCTTCTCGGGCGGCAAGGACTCCTCGTGGGCGCTGTACCGGGCGCTGGAGGAGGGACTCGACGTGCGACGGCTCGTCACCGTCCACCCCGACGGCGACTCCTACATGTACCACGTCCCGGCGACTGATCTTGCCGCCCTGGCGGCCGAGAGCATCGGCATCGAACTCCTCGAGGTCGAGCCCGACGACTTCGAGGCCGACGCGGCGACCGACTCGAGCGTGCAGGGCGACGACGAACTCGAACCGCTCGAGGCCGCACTGCAGGATCTCGACGACGACCTCGAGGGGGGTATCGCCGGCGTCACGGCGGGCGCAGTCGAGAGCGAGTACCAGACGAGTCGGATCGAGGGAATGTGCGACCGGCTGGGCTGTGAGCTGTTCGCCCCGCTCTGGCAGGAAGATCCCCGCAAGTTGGCCAACGCGATGCTCGAGGCCGGTTTCGAGATCGAGATCATCCAGGTCGCGGCCCACGGCCTGGACGAGTCCTGGCTCGGCCGCACCCTCGATCGGGCGGCGCTTGCGGACCTCGAGCGCCTCAACGAGGAGTACGGCGTCCACGTGCTAGGGGAAGGCGGCGAGTTCGAGACGCTGGTCGTGGACGCCCCACACATGGATCGGCGGATCGACCTCGAGTACGAGACGGAGTGGGAGGGGACTCGCGGCCGACTGCGGATTACGGACGCACGACTCGAGGACGCCTGA